From Pseudomonas poae, the proteins below share one genomic window:
- a CDS encoding DUF1315 family protein — protein sequence MSSFAEMIENITPDIYESLKLAVEIGKWSDGRKLTAEQRELSLQAVIAWEIQNLPEDQRTGYMGPQECASKSEPVPNILFKSDAIH from the coding sequence ATGTCCTCTTTTGCTGAAATGATTGAAAACATCACCCCGGACATCTACGAGAGCCTCAAGCTCGCCGTGGAAATCGGCAAGTGGTCCGATGGTCGCAAGCTCACCGCCGAGCAGCGCGAGCTGTCCCTGCAAGCGGTGATCGCCTGGGAAATCCAGAACCTGCCGGAAGACCAGCGCACCGGCTACATGGGCCCGCAGGAGTGCGCGTCGAAGTCTGAGCCGGTACCGAACATCCTGTTCAAGTCGGATGCGATCCATTGA
- a CDS encoding DUF2797 domain-containing protein gives MIEIGRGAVSKMSAQLGEPTVQYAFRLGDTEVPVNPLIGTHVRLEYLGAIHCSHCGRKTKTSFSQGYCYPCMTKLAQCDLCIMSPERCHYDAGTCRDPGWGEKFCMTDHVVYLANSSGIKVGITRATQLPTRWLDQGASQALPIMRVATRQQSGFVEDLFRSQVADKTNWRALLKSDAQSVDLAQVRDELFASCAEGLLSLQERFGLQAIQPVTDIEPIEIRYPVEQYPTKIVSFNLDKNPIAEGTLLGIKGQYLIFDTGVINIRKYTAYQLAVHQ, from the coding sequence TTGATTGAAATTGGTCGCGGTGCAGTCAGCAAAATGTCGGCGCAACTCGGTGAGCCGACCGTTCAATACGCATTTCGCCTGGGCGACACCGAGGTGCCGGTCAACCCGTTGATTGGTACCCACGTGCGTCTGGAATACCTCGGCGCCATCCATTGCAGCCATTGCGGGCGCAAGACCAAAACCAGTTTCAGCCAGGGTTATTGCTACCCGTGCATGACCAAACTGGCCCAGTGCGACCTGTGCATCATGAGTCCCGAGCGTTGCCATTACGACGCCGGCACCTGCCGTGATCCGGGCTGGGGCGAAAAATTCTGCATGACCGACCATGTGGTGTACCTGGCCAATTCGTCGGGGATCAAGGTCGGTATCACCCGTGCCACCCAGTTGCCGACCCGTTGGCTCGATCAGGGCGCGAGCCAGGCGCTGCCGATCATGCGTGTGGCGACCCGCCAGCAGTCCGGGTTCGTCGAAGACCTGTTCCGCAGCCAAGTGGCTGACAAGACCAACTGGCGTGCCTTGCTCAAGAGCGATGCGCAGTCGGTGGACCTTGCGCAGGTGCGCGATGAGCTGTTCGCGTCGTGCGCCGAAGGCTTGCTGAGTTTGCAGGAACGCTTTGGCCTACAGGCTATCCAACCGGTGACCGACATCGAACCGATCGAAATCCGTTACCCGGTAGAGCAATATCCGACCAAGATCGTCAGCTTCAACCTGGACAAGAACCCGATTGCCGAAGGCACGCTGCTGGGGATCAAGGGCCAATACCTGATCTTCGACACCGGCGTTATCAATATTCGTAAGTACACGGCCTACCAGCTCGCCGTGCATCAGTAG